Below is a genomic region from Echinicola rosea.
GGTCTCGATTCTGAGCGAGATTTCTATCTATACCATGACCGAAGAAGGTTCCAGTCCACTTCAGGAGGTATTGATTACTGTCGAGAAAGAATTTGAAGGTGATACTGGTCTGGCAAAAGGAGCGGATAACGATGAATATATTGCTTTTATGAAGCATATTCTTCCGGAATTTGACGAGCAGAGGGTTTACCCATCCGACATCAAAAAGCTGATCTCTTGGTATAGAATTATCCGTGAGCAGGCTCCTGAGGTCTTGCAGGAGGGAGCAGCGGATCAGGGAGACGGCGAAGAAAAAGAAGATTGATCTCTTGATG
It encodes:
- a CDS encoding DUF5606 family protein, with the protein product MEFKEIATVAGKPGLYKVLKPSRSGVILESMDAKKAKLVVGANHRVSILSEISIYTMTEEGSSPLQEVLITVEKEFEGDTGLAKGADNDEYIAFMKHILPEFDEQRVYPSDIKKLISWYRIIREQAPEVLQEGAADQGDGEEKED